The following are encoded together in the Pedobacter sp. D749 genome:
- a CDS encoding MBL fold metallo-hydrolase, whose amino-acid sequence MKVTFLGTGTSQGVPVIACNCEVCRSSDHRDNRLRTSVLIETDDKTIVVDSGPDFRYQLLREKVKDLDAVLFTHEHKDHIAGLDDIRPFNYLLHKVIDVYATERVQTALKREFYYIFAETKYHGLPQINLHTVTNGEDFKIGETTIIPFEVMHHLLPITGYRIGDFTYITDAKTISEQSFEKIKGTKILVLNALQKEPHISHFTLGEAIAFAKRVGAETTYFTHISHTLGKHADVEKDLPANIRLAYDGFSFEC is encoded by the coding sequence ATGAAAGTTACTTTTTTAGGTACCGGCACATCACAAGGCGTTCCGGTAATTGCTTGTAATTGCGAAGTTTGCAGGTCTTCAGATCATAGAGACAACCGTTTAAGAACATCTGTTTTAATAGAAACAGATGATAAAACCATTGTGGTAGATAGCGGACCTGATTTCCGTTACCAGCTTTTGCGCGAAAAGGTAAAAGACCTGGATGCCGTACTGTTTACACACGAACACAAAGACCATATTGCAGGTTTAGATGATATCAGGCCGTTTAATTACCTGCTCCATAAGGTAATTGATGTTTATGCTACCGAAAGGGTACAAACAGCATTAAAAAGAGAGTTTTATTATATTTTTGCCGAAACCAAATACCATGGTTTACCGCAGATTAATTTGCATACCGTAACCAATGGCGAAGATTTTAAAATTGGCGAAACTACCATCATTCCATTTGAGGTAATGCACCATTTATTGCCGATTACCGGCTACCGGATTGGCGACTTTACCTACATTACCGATGCCAAAACGATATCAGAGCAAAGTTTTGAAAAAATAAAGGGAACAAAAATATTGGTGCTTAATGCTTTGCAGAAAGAACCACATATTTCGCATTTTACCCTGGGCGAGGCCATTGCCTTTGCCAAAAGGGTAGGGGCTGAAACCACCTATTTTACACACATTAGCCATACTTTGGGTAAACATGCCGATGTTGAAAAAGACTTGCCAGCGAACATCAGGCTGGCTTACGATGGGTTTAGTTTCGAGTGTTAA